The genomic window GCGTTCCTCTGGTCAGCTATGACATCCTCCTCAGGGCTGCCCTCCTGCAAGGTGGGTTTGGGACCCAGCAACTGGAAGGGGAGAAGAATGGGGACACCCTAAAGCCACCAAGGCCAGCATGTGGGGACACCTGGGTCTGCTGCCACCCCGGTGTGCCCAGTGCACCTGGAGCATCTCAGGGGGCTCCTTGCCATCAGCCACGACCTCCACGTGGGCCTTGCCGCGTCGCTCGTCGTCCCGGATGGCAGCGGCCAGGTCCTGTGCCTTGTTGCGCTCCAGCACGTTGGACTTGGCCCCACACCACACAAAGATGTTCTAGGGGAACATGGAGTGGGACTGGTGTCACCAAGCCGGCCCAGCCTGGTGCACCACCGTGCCGGTGGCCCCGGACCCACCTTGCCCAGGTCAAGGATGAAGCAGTCGCCTGTGTTGAAGCTGGCCCAGCTGAGGTCCCGCTCGCTGGCCCGGATGTTCCTCCTGCCCTTCACCTGGTAGAGGCGGTGCACGGGGTCCGAGGCGGTGGCCGGGTGTGTGCTCCTGAATGCCGAGTCCACGCCGCCCTCCTGGGGGCACGGGGCGGATGCTGAGCACCCGGCTGGGGATGCCAAGCACCCATCAAGGATGCTGAGCACCCACCAGGGATGTTAAGCACCCAGTGAGGAGGCTGAGCACCTAGTGAGGAGGCTGAGCACCCAGCAAGGATGATGGCCACCTGTGGAGGATGCCAAGCACCCACCAGGGATGCCAAGCACCCATGGAAGTTGCCGAGCAGCTGGCGGGGTGGCTGGGGCCCCATACCTGGTACTTAACGCCGCGGGGGAAGTACTCCATGAAGACGTCGGACTCGTTGCCCTGCACCTCGCGGTACTGCACGGGGCGCTCGCCCAGCAGCGCGTTCAGCTGAGTGGAGAGCAGGGCGCAGGCCCCCTGCTCGTCCGGTGACGAGTCCCGCCCTGGGGGGGGAGGTGGTGGGAGTGGGTGGTGGAGGTCTCCTGAGCGCGCCACGttgccatgccatgctgtgccatgccgtgccacACCACACCATGCCATGTCACGCCAAGCCATACCACACCATGCCAGGCCACgccatgccatgctgcaccACACCATGtcatgccatgccatgccacaCTGCACCATGCCATGCCATGTCACATCATGTCCGGCCATGCCATGCGACACCACATCATGCCATGCCACACCACGCTGCACAACGCCACGCCATGCCACGCCACGCCACCGCAGCTCACCGATCCAGAGGTGCAGCTGGGCTCGCTCGTCGGGGCCGTTGTACAGCACCAGGTAGGAGTCGCCCGAGCAGAAGACGCCGGCGGCGGCCTCAGGCACGGCCACGGGCCGCAGCTTCTCCACCCGCCACACGTGCAGGCCAGGCTGGGTGGCGGCGGGGCCA from Rhea pennata isolate bPtePen1 chromosome 28, bPtePen1.pri, whole genome shotgun sequence includes these protein-coding regions:
- the CAPG gene encoding macrophage-capping protein: MYTPLPKSGSPFGPAATQPGLHVWRVEKLRPVAVPEAAAGVFCSGDSYLVLYNGPDERAQLHLWIGRDSSPDEQGACALLSTQLNALLGERPVQYREVQGNESDVFMEYFPRGVKYQEGGVDSAFRSTHPATASDPVHRLYQVKGRRNIRASERDLSWASFNTGDCFILDLGKNIFVWCGAKSNVLERNKAQDLAAAIRDDERRGKAHVEVVADGKEPPEMLQLLGPKPTLQEGSPEEDVIADQRNAGAAVLYKVSDATGRMDLTQVATSSPFSQTLLCSDDCFVLDNGACGKIFVWKGRKANEQERQAALKVAEQFIARMGYSPRTQVEILPQGRESPLFKQFFSSWK